The Bombus terrestris chromosome 4, iyBomTerr1.2, whole genome shotgun sequence genome has a window encoding:
- the LOC105666765 gene encoding keratin-associated protein 16-1-like: protein MSVMTKCERPYGKNDLKQMIESCGCCPPMDPQCPPCSISYAPQSVCCYACPTPPCKLESKPNCCPPMPVTCMPCPPRPSLLPCVPRPFVCPPCTGHPCITCAPIPKPVPAPYEAGPVFRAPVITGGLFYVGTIRCYPCLSYAC, encoded by the exons ATGTCGGTAATGACAAAATGTGAACGACCTTATGGGAAAAACGATTTAAAACAGATGATCGAAAG TTGCGGTTGCTGTCCACCAATGGATCCACAATGCCCACCTTGTTCTATATCGTACGCGCCTCAATCTGTTTGCTGCTATGCGTGTCCTACTCCACCATGCAAATTAGAATCAAAACCTAATTGTTGTCCACCTATGCCAGTCACCTGCATGCCATGCCCGCCTCGACCTTCGCTCTTACCTTGCGTCCCACGCCCTTTCGTTTGTCCACCCTGCACAGGTCACCCGTGCATTACCTGTGCACCTATACCTAAACCAGTTCCAGCTCCTTATGAAGCCGGTCCTGTCTTCAGGGCACCTGTTATCACTGGTGGATTATTTTACGTTGGAACAATCAGGTGTTATCCGTGTTTATCATATGCTTGTTGA
- the LOC105665610 gene encoding ATPase family protein 2 homolog isoform X2 gives MVFISQSALQLCEIAIGDCVLVIAGESKVVKTAWPTKDKSLTSVSLTKHAIELNNLRGYVKIEKLNSSVDIAKEFVICSVGKHISPEATTELNIILKNHNEQKVFTIGNKFSVPFYGKKLVYKIVKVTSDDCENVKLSEQFKQLSITDETRNTKLYKALYNTKWTILNEEQEKEKEEYKKSKFKIQDIGGYDNVIEDIKDVLDIGLGLYQSIGNFYISKGILLYGTSGVGKSAIANALISQYNINSTTIYSSDIYSKSLGETEKKLQDIFMEAKDKAPSIILIEEIDSLCPKRSTSSTDHERRILSQLTALFDGIQNANDNVVILATTSKLDLVDNSLRRPGRIDKEFEIHVPTTNMRAEIFKKMLSKIPNTLSLEDIQNIAFVTHGFVGADLYGLCSQAVLNSVKCQQKTNTDLSLKVTISNFEHALTVTKPSAMKEVLIEVPNIQWSDIGGQKDLKLKLKQAVEWPLRHPEVFLRMGITPPKGVLMFGPPGCSKTMIAKALATESKVNFLNIKGPELFSKWVGESEKAVREVFRKARQVSPSIVFIDEIDALGSERGSSSSAGSNVQERVLAQLLTELDGVTALGSVTLVAATNRPDKIDKALLRPGRLDRIIYVALPDYEARQEIFDIKLRNMPIAEDVHIQDLVDLTEGYSGAEIQAICHEAAIKALEEDLNATIITKEHFKAALAIITPRTPASLINLYNEYMNKIH, from the exons ATGGTATTTATATCGCAATCTGCTTTGCAATTATGTGAAATTGCGATAGGGGATTGTGTTCTTGTAATTGCTGGAGAAAGTAAAGTTGTTAAAACTGCTTGGCCGACTAAGGATAAAAGTTTAACAAGTGTTTCGTTAACAAAACATG cAATAGAATTAAATAACCTCCGAGGTTATgttaaaatcgaaaaattaaattcttctgTCGATATTGCCAAGGAATTTGTAATCTGTAGCGTTGGGAAACATATATCGCCAGAAGCAACCACAGAACTTAACATAATACTTAAGAATCATAACGAGCAAAAAGTATTTACTATAGGTAATAAATTCAGTGTGCCTTTTTATGGCAAGAAATTAGTTTATAAGATTGTCAAAGTTACATCAGATGATTGTGAAAATGTTAAGTTATCTGAACAGTTTAAACAATTGAGCATAACAGATGAAACGCGTAATACCAAATTGTATAAAGCACTGTACAACACAAAATGGACAATTTTAAATGAAgagcaagaaaaagaaaaagaggaatataaaaaatctaaatttaaaatacaagATATTGGAGGAtatgataacgtaatagaagaTATCAAAGATGTTCTTGATATTGGCCTTGGTCTGTACCAAAGTATTGGAAATTTTTACATTAGTAAAGGAATATTATTATATGGCACTTCTGGTGTTGGCAAATCTGCTATCGCCAATGCCTTGATATcgcaatataatattaattctacCACTATTTACAGTTCAGATATTTATAGCAAATCTTTAGGCGAAACAGAGaaaaaattgcaagatattttcATGGAAGCTAAAGATAAAGCTCCAAGCATTATTCTAATAGAAGAAATTGATAGTTTATGCCCTAAAAGGAGTACTTCGAGTACAGATCACGAAAGAAGAATACTTTCTCAATTGACTGCGCTCTTTGATGGAATACAAAATGCAAATGATAATGTAGTAATACTTGCCACAACTTCGAAATTGGATCTTGTAGATAATTCTCTTAGAAGACCTGGTAGAATAGACAAAGAATTCGAAATTCATGTACCTACTACCAATATGCGcgcagaaatatttaaaaaaatgttatcaaAAATACCGAACACTTTATCCTTagaagatatacaaaatattgctTTTGTTACTCATGGATTTGTCGGCGCCGATTTATATGGTTTATGTTCCCAAGCAGTTCTGAATTCTGTGAAATGTCAACAGAAAACTAACACTGATCTTTCATTAAAAGTAACAATATCAAACTTTGAACACGCTTTAACTGTCACAAAGCCATCAGCTATGAAAGAAGTTTTAATAGAAGTACCGAACATCCAATGGTCGGATATAGGAGGTCAAAAAGacctaaaattaaaattaaaacaagCTGTTGAGTGGCCACTGCGCCATCCCGAAGTGTTTCTCAGGATGGGTATAACACCACCTAAAGGTGTTTTAATGTTTGGTCCACCAGGTTGTTCTAAAACAATGATTGCAAAAGCTCTTGCAACAGAAAGtaaagtaaattttttaaacataaag GGAccagaattattttcaaaatgggTCGGTGAATCCGAAAAAGCCGTAAGAGAGGTATTTCGAAAAGCAAGACAAGTATCACCTTCAATAGTATTTATTGATGAAATTGATGCACTAGGAAGTGAAAGAGGTTCTTCATCAAGTGCCGGAAGCAACGTGCAAGAGCGAGTTCTAGCACAATTATTAACAGAACTGGATGGAGTTACTGCGTTAGGCAGCGTTACTTTAGTGGCAGCAACTAACCGACCGGATAAAATTGATAAA GCACTTCTTCGTCCTGGTCGTTTAGATAGGATAATATACGTGGCATTACCTGATTATGAAGCCAGACAAGAGATTTTcgatataaaattaagaaatatgcCAATCGCCGAAGATGTACATATTCAAGATCTAGTTGATCTTACAGAAGGATATTCTGGAGCAGAAATCCAAGCAATTTGTCACGAAGCTGCTATAAAAGCACTCGAAGAAGATTTAAATGCTACTATAATCACTAAAGAGCATTTTAAAGCAGCATTGGCTATAATCACTCCACGAACACCAGCGtcgttaataaatttatataatgaatatatgaataaaatacaTTAA
- the LOC105665610 gene encoding ATPase family protein 2 homolog isoform X1, translated as MADGISLMIPKGKESGRKSLSPWMTCETCQSILTLKDLEVHNTNCPPNLVTWNHNFIYGDILYSTVETYNLLEQPKNIHVRALDDMVFISQSALQLCEIAIGDCVLVIAGESKVVKTAWPTKDKSLTSVSLTKHAIELNNLRGYVKIEKLNSSVDIAKEFVICSVGKHISPEATTELNIILKNHNEQKVFTIGNKFSVPFYGKKLVYKIVKVTSDDCENVKLSEQFKQLSITDETRNTKLYKALYNTKWTILNEEQEKEKEEYKKSKFKIQDIGGYDNVIEDIKDVLDIGLGLYQSIGNFYISKGILLYGTSGVGKSAIANALISQYNINSTTIYSSDIYSKSLGETEKKLQDIFMEAKDKAPSIILIEEIDSLCPKRSTSSTDHERRILSQLTALFDGIQNANDNVVILATTSKLDLVDNSLRRPGRIDKEFEIHVPTTNMRAEIFKKMLSKIPNTLSLEDIQNIAFVTHGFVGADLYGLCSQAVLNSVKCQQKTNTDLSLKVTISNFEHALTVTKPSAMKEVLIEVPNIQWSDIGGQKDLKLKLKQAVEWPLRHPEVFLRMGITPPKGVLMFGPPGCSKTMIAKALATESKVNFLNIKGPELFSKWVGESEKAVREVFRKARQVSPSIVFIDEIDALGSERGSSSSAGSNVQERVLAQLLTELDGVTALGSVTLVAATNRPDKIDKALLRPGRLDRIIYVALPDYEARQEIFDIKLRNMPIAEDVHIQDLVDLTEGYSGAEIQAICHEAAIKALEEDLNATIITKEHFKAALAIITPRTPASLINLYNEYMNKIH; from the exons ATGGCGGACGGCATTTCTCT AATGATaccaaaaggaaaagaaagtggGAGGAAAAGTCTTTCTCCTTGGATGACATGTGAAACATGTCAGAGCATCTTGACACTAAAGGATCTAGAAGTACATAACACTAATTGTCCACCTAATCTTGTAACATGGAATCATAATTTCATTTACGgtgatatattatatagtacCGTAGAAACGTATAATCTATTAG AACAGCCAAAAAATATTCATGTAAGAGCGTTGGATGATATGGTATTTATATCGCAATCTGCTTTGCAATTATGTGAAATTGCGATAGGGGATTGTGTTCTTGTAATTGCTGGAGAAAGTAAAGTTGTTAAAACTGCTTGGCCGACTAAGGATAAAAGTTTAACAAGTGTTTCGTTAACAAAACATG cAATAGAATTAAATAACCTCCGAGGTTATgttaaaatcgaaaaattaaattcttctgTCGATATTGCCAAGGAATTTGTAATCTGTAGCGTTGGGAAACATATATCGCCAGAAGCAACCACAGAACTTAACATAATACTTAAGAATCATAACGAGCAAAAAGTATTTACTATAGGTAATAAATTCAGTGTGCCTTTTTATGGCAAGAAATTAGTTTATAAGATTGTCAAAGTTACATCAGATGATTGTGAAAATGTTAAGTTATCTGAACAGTTTAAACAATTGAGCATAACAGATGAAACGCGTAATACCAAATTGTATAAAGCACTGTACAACACAAAATGGACAATTTTAAATGAAgagcaagaaaaagaaaaagaggaatataaaaaatctaaatttaaaatacaagATATTGGAGGAtatgataacgtaatagaagaTATCAAAGATGTTCTTGATATTGGCCTTGGTCTGTACCAAAGTATTGGAAATTTTTACATTAGTAAAGGAATATTATTATATGGCACTTCTGGTGTTGGCAAATCTGCTATCGCCAATGCCTTGATATcgcaatataatattaattctacCACTATTTACAGTTCAGATATTTATAGCAAATCTTTAGGCGAAACAGAGaaaaaattgcaagatattttcATGGAAGCTAAAGATAAAGCTCCAAGCATTATTCTAATAGAAGAAATTGATAGTTTATGCCCTAAAAGGAGTACTTCGAGTACAGATCACGAAAGAAGAATACTTTCTCAATTGACTGCGCTCTTTGATGGAATACAAAATGCAAATGATAATGTAGTAATACTTGCCACAACTTCGAAATTGGATCTTGTAGATAATTCTCTTAGAAGACCTGGTAGAATAGACAAAGAATTCGAAATTCATGTACCTACTACCAATATGCGcgcagaaatatttaaaaaaatgttatcaaAAATACCGAACACTTTATCCTTagaagatatacaaaatattgctTTTGTTACTCATGGATTTGTCGGCGCCGATTTATATGGTTTATGTTCCCAAGCAGTTCTGAATTCTGTGAAATGTCAACAGAAAACTAACACTGATCTTTCATTAAAAGTAACAATATCAAACTTTGAACACGCTTTAACTGTCACAAAGCCATCAGCTATGAAAGAAGTTTTAATAGAAGTACCGAACATCCAATGGTCGGATATAGGAGGTCAAAAAGacctaaaattaaaattaaaacaagCTGTTGAGTGGCCACTGCGCCATCCCGAAGTGTTTCTCAGGATGGGTATAACACCACCTAAAGGTGTTTTAATGTTTGGTCCACCAGGTTGTTCTAAAACAATGATTGCAAAAGCTCTTGCAACAGAAAGtaaagtaaattttttaaacataaag GGAccagaattattttcaaaatgggTCGGTGAATCCGAAAAAGCCGTAAGAGAGGTATTTCGAAAAGCAAGACAAGTATCACCTTCAATAGTATTTATTGATGAAATTGATGCACTAGGAAGTGAAAGAGGTTCTTCATCAAGTGCCGGAAGCAACGTGCAAGAGCGAGTTCTAGCACAATTATTAACAGAACTGGATGGAGTTACTGCGTTAGGCAGCGTTACTTTAGTGGCAGCAACTAACCGACCGGATAAAATTGATAAA GCACTTCTTCGTCCTGGTCGTTTAGATAGGATAATATACGTGGCATTACCTGATTATGAAGCCAGACAAGAGATTTTcgatataaaattaagaaatatgcCAATCGCCGAAGATGTACATATTCAAGATCTAGTTGATCTTACAGAAGGATATTCTGGAGCAGAAATCCAAGCAATTTGTCACGAAGCTGCTATAAAAGCACTCGAAGAAGATTTAAATGCTACTATAATCACTAAAGAGCATTTTAAAGCAGCATTGGCTATAATCACTCCACGAACACCAGCGtcgttaataaatttatataatgaatatatgaataaaatacaTTAA